CCCGCTACTACCTCAAGTTCCTCGGCGGAGCCGCCAAGGTGAACGCCCTCGTCGGCATCGCGCCCAGCAACCACGGCACCACCCTCAACGGCCTCACCCACCTGCTGCCGTACTTCCCCGGCGCCGCCGACCTGCTCTCCACCAGCACCCCCGCCCTCGCCGACCAGGTCGCCGGCTCCCCCCTCCTCACCAAGCTCAACGAGGGCGGCGACACCGTCCCCGGCGTCACGTACACGGTCCTCGCCACGAAGTACGACGAGGTCGTGACGCCCTACCGGAGCCAGTTCCTCAGCGGCACCGGCGTCCGCAACGTCGTCCTCCAGGACCTGTGCCCGCTCGATCTCTCCGAGCACGTGGCGATCGGCCTGTTCAGCCTGATCGCCTTCCACGAGGTGGCCAACGCGCTCGACCCGGCGCACGCCACACCGACGACCTGCGCCTCGGTCCTCGGATAACGCACGGCCGGGGTCTGTCCGACCTGAGCCGCCGGACAGACCCCGCCCCCCGTAGTGGCCGCGACAGGCCCTAACGGCCGTGCCCGCCACCGCTCACCGCACGCCGCCGCACCGACCCGAAGAGGATCGCCGCGCCGGCCGCGAGGACGGCCGCGCCGCCCATCGCGACATACGCCGTGCCGCTGTCGCCGCCCGTCTCGGCGAGGTCCTCCGTGGCGCCGGCCGCCTTCACATCGGTGACCGGGCTCGACTCCGGAGCCGTGGCCGGCTCGGCCGAGGTGGACGCGTCCTGGTCGCCGTGCCCGCCGTGCTCGACGGTGGACCGGTCGGCGCCGTCCTCGATCTGCTCCTCGGAGGGGGCGGAGGCGCTGGGAGCGGGCGACGCGGTGCTGCCCGAACCGGAACCGCTGCCGCCGCCGTATGTCACGTCCGAGCAGGAGTAGAACGCCTCCGGGCTGTCCGAGCGCTGCCAGACCGCGTACAGCAACTGGGCGCCGGAGCGCTCCGGGAGGGTGCCGGAGAACGTGTAGTAGCCGTTCGCCGCGACCGGGTCGGTGGCCGTCGCCACCGGGTGGGCCAGGTCCAGGTCGTCCCAGGCGAGCGGCTGCGTCGGGTCGTACCCCTGCTTGGTGACGTACACCTTGAACGTGCCCTTGTGCGGGGCCGTCACGCGGTACTTGAAGGTGTACGACCCGCTGCTCACGCTCGTCGCCGGCCAGTCGGCGCGGGCCAGGTCGAGGCCCTTGAACTCGTCGGCGTTCGCGCTGCACAGCCTGCCGTCCGGGATGAGGGTCTGGTGCTGTCCGGCCGCGTCGCCGATGCGGACGCCGTTCCAGTCGTAGAGCGCCTGGGTGCCGCCCGCCGCGACCGCGGCCTCGCAGGCGTCCGACTTCGGGCTCTCGGGGCCCTCCGCGTAGCACTGGGCGACCCGGCTCACCGGATCGCCGAGCGTGCCGTGCGCCGACGCGGGCGCCGCGGCGAGCGCGGTGAGGGCGAGCGGGGTCAGGCCGAGCGCGGTGACAGTGGCGGCCGTGCGGCGTGCGGGCATGGCGGAACTCCTCGGAAGCGGTACTGACGGGTGCCGGATCCAAGAAACCGTGAAATCCCGTGCTCGGGGCGGTCGGGAACGATCTTTATGGCCCTCTTAAGGGACTGCTGAGACGGAGATCAGGTAGGTAGCGTGCGCGCATGACCAACGAGGACATACGGCTCGCCGGCCCGGCCGACGTGCCGCGCGTGAAGGCTGTCACCGACGCCGCCTACCACCACTACATCGAGCGCATCGGTGTGGTGCCCCAGCCCATGGAACGGGACCACGCGGCGGCCGTGGCGGCGGGGCAGGTGTTCGTCACGGGCGATCCCGTCACCGGTCTGGTGGTGGTCGAGGAGCGCGCGGACCATCTGTACCTGGACAACATCGCCGTCCACCCCGACGCCCAGGGAACGGGCGTGGGAGGACGGCTGTTGCGGTTCGTGGACGCACACGCGCGTGCGCTGGGCCTCACCGAGGTGAGGCTCCACACGAACGCGCTGATGTGGGAGAACCAGAAGATCTATCCGAAGTACGGCTACGAGGTCGTGGAACGGAGAGTGGACGGGCCCTATGACCGCGTCCACTACCGCAAGCGACTGGGCTGAGCCCGCGCCGTCACCCGTCCGGCCACCAGGTGCGTGCGATGTCCTTTCGCACCTCCGGGCGTCCTGCGGGGCGCTCCTCGGCCTCCTCGCGGATCCGACGGGCGTCCGTCCTCTTCAGGGGCTTCTGCACGGTTGTCCGGCGCATGACTGCCTCCTTCAAGGCCTACCGAGTTCCGCGTTCTCACGGAGGTAGACCCTTTCGGGGAGAGTTCCTCATCGACGGCGATCTGTCAGTGGCGGTCATCACGATTTCGACTGACTTTCGAGCCGGCTTCCAGCGCCGTCTGATTGTCAGTGGCGGATGCCAGTCTGGTGACCATGACCGATCACAGTGGATTCGAAGCCGACGCGGGCGCGGACGGCGTGGATTGGAATGCGGGGGCCGCCTCCTTCGACGAGGAGCCGGACCACGGCCTGCGCGACCCGCGGGTGCGGGCCGCCTGGGCCGCGCGGCTGCGCTCCTGGCTGCCCGGCCGGGCCTGTGACGTACTCGACCTCGGCTGCGGCACCGGCAGCCTGTCGCTCCTCGCGGCCGAACAGGGACATCGCGTCACCGGCGTCGACAGCGCCCCGGCGATGGTGGACCTCGCCCGCGCGAAACTCGCCGGACGTGACGCCGCGTTCCTCGTCGGTGACGCGGCGGCACCGCCGGTGGGGGAGCAGCGCTTCGACGTCGTCCTCGTACGGCACGTGCTGTGGGCGCTCCCCGACCCCGGCCGGGCCCTGCGCCACTGGCGTGAGCTGCTGCGCCCAGGAGGCCGACTGGTCCTCGTCGAGGGCGTCTGGGGGACGGTCAGCCCGGTCGGGATACCCGCCGCCCGCCTCACCGCCCTCGTCGAACCGCTCGCCGGGCAGGTGCGCGTGGAGCGGCTGTCCGACGATCCGGTGCTGTGGGGGAGAGCGGTGGAGGACGAGCGGTACGCCGTGGTGGCCACGGCGGCCTAGGAGAGGAGTGCGGTGAGGCCCTCTCGGGTGCGGGCCCGCTGCTCCAACTCGTCGAGGGCGGCCACGGCGGCCGTCGCCGCCTCGGGGTCCCGCTCCGCGAGACCGCTCTCGGCGAACTCGTCCTCGTCCAGGCGCAGTACGTCGGTGCCGTCGGCGGACCGCCACAGGTCGAGGTCGAGATCCTCCACGACCAGCTCGGCACCGTCGAGCACGGCCGGGCGGGTCACGTCGCAGTACCAGCCCTTGAGCGTGCCGTCGCCGGCGCGGACCTCCTTCACCGCGTACCAGCGGTCCCGCCAGTAGTGCTCCGTGAACACGTCCCCGGGTTCGAAGCGGACGAAGCCGAAGTCACGGACGCCGTCGCCCGCCCAGGCGGCACGGACGGTGAGGTGGTTGCCGTCGTCGGCGACGAGCTCGCTCCGGTAACGGATCTTCGTACGGCCCGCCTTGACCAGGACGACCTCCAACTCGCCGGCCCTCTCAGCCGAGTTCACGGACATACCGCACCTCCGTCGCGGCCACCTCGTAGCCGAACCACTTGTTGATCGCGATCATCGGGCCGTTGCCCGCGTCGTTGCCGGTGAACGCCTCCGTGAAACCGGCCGCGCGGGCGCGGTGCAGGGAGTCGTTCTTGGCGAGCTTGGCGAGACCCCGGCCGCGGAAGTCGCGGGCCGTGCCGGTCATCGCGGTGCCGTAGCGGATGCCGCCATCGGTGCGGGCCAGGCTGAACGCGGCCAGGCGGCCCTCGACGACGGCGACCGAGGTCAGCTCATGGCTGATCAGCGGGTGGTGCCAGGTCTCCCGCAGCCAGGCCTCGTAATCGGTGAACTCGTTGTCGACATCGCTCGGTTCGTCCGCCACCGTCGCCGCGTCCAGGGCGAACAGCGGGCGCGGGTCGTCGGCGAAGTCGGCGCCCGTGCGCAGTTCGACGCCGGGCGGCGGCGTTTCGAGCGGGGGCAGTGCGGCGCCCGCGAGGTCCAGGCGGAGGAAGTGCGCGGAGCGGCTCGCGCGGTAGCCGTGGGCTTCGGCGAAGGCGCGGTTGGCCGGTTCGTTCAGCACCCAGGCGTACAGCTTCGTCGCGCCGTGGGCCGCCAGGTACTCCTCGGCAGCGCGGATCAGCGCGGTGCCGGCACCGCGACGCGTCCGCTCCGGGTGCACGTACACGTTGACGTAGCCCTGACCGGGCTCAGGGCTGTCGTACACGAGGCCGACCTGTGCCGTGCCGATCACCTCGCCGTCCTCCTCCGCCACGAGGGGGCGGTAGTGGGCCTCGGTGTGCATATGGGCGATGTCGTAGGCCAGGGAGTCCGGGGTGTAGATCACGAAGGGGAGGGCGCGGTCGCGGACCTGGACGAAGTCCTTCAGGTCGGCTCGGGCTTCGGGGTGCAGGTTGCGCACGGTGATTGCCATATGGCCGGAGACTAGGACGGCGAGTCCTGCGGCTGCCTCCCATTTTCCGGCCGGTGCGGAAGAATCGGGGGCGTGACCTTGAAGATCGACATCGACGACAGTGCGCCGCCGTACGAGCAGGTGCGGACGCAGATCTCCGAACAGGCGCGGTCGGGGGTGCTGCCGGTCGGGTACCGGCTGCCCACGGTGCGGGGGCTGGCGGAGTCGCTGGGGCTCGCCGCGAACACCGTCGCCAAGGCGTACCGGGCGCTGGAGAGCGACGGGGTGATCGAGACGCGGGGGCGCAACGGCACGTTCGTGGCGGCGGCGGGTTCCGCGGCGGAACGGGAGCTGGCGTCGGCGGCACAGGCGTACGTCGAGCGGGCCCGGCGGCTGGGCGTGGAGCGGGACGCCGCGCTGGCCGCCGTAGGGGACGCCCTGCGGGCCGCCTACGGCGGCTGAGTCTCACCGCAGCAGGCTCTCGAAGGTTCTCGCGTTCTCCACCGCCGCCGCGTTCGGGTCGTTGTTGAAGTACGCGTAGACGTCGTCGTCGGCGGGCCAGGTGGCGTCGATCCGGGCCGCCCAGGTCTCCAGGGAGCGTCTGCCGTATCGCGGCCAGTCCTTCGCCCGGCCCTCGTGGAAGCGGACGTAGCCCCAGTTCGTCGTCCGCCACAGGGGCGTGACCGGGTGCGCGCGGACGTCGGCCCAGCACAGGGCGGCGGAGCGGGACTCCAGGACCTCGCGGACCTCCGGCGTCCACCAGGACTCGTGCCGCGGTTCGACGGCCACCCGCGTCCCCGGGGGGAAGCAGGCGAGGCAGGCGTCCAGGAGTTCCGCGTCGGCCCTCAGGGTCGGCGGGAGCTGGAGGAGGACCGGGCCCAGACGGGCGCCCAGGCCCTCGGCGTGGGTCATCAGCCGGTGGACCGGCTCCTCGGGGTCCTTCAGACGCTTGATGTGGGTGAGGTACCGGCTCGCCTTCACCGCGACCACGAAGTCCGCAGGCACCCGCTCCCGCCACGACTCGAAGTTCTCCCGGGACGGCAGCCGGTAGAAGGCGTTGTTGATCTCGACCGTCGGGAAGTGCGCGGCGTACTCCTCCAGCCAGCGCCGCATCGGGCAGCCGGCCGGGTAGAGGGCGCCGCGCCAGTCCTTGTACTGCCAGCCCGACGTACCCACGTACCGGGTCATACCTCCATGGAACCACTCACAGATAGAGCCCCGCGTCCGCCCCGTCCCGCGGCTCCGGCAGCGCGGTCGGGGAGGTGCCCCGGCGCAGCGCGTACAGCTCCGCGAGGGTGGAGCCCTCGCGGCCGACCCCCTCCTCCGTGCCCAGCCAGCCCACCGCCTCCCGGCGGGTCAGGCGGCCCACCTCGATACGGGCCAGACAGCGGCCGGGGCGGACCACCGCCGGATGGAGCCGCTCCAGATCCTCGTTGGTCGTGACACCCACCAGGACGTTGCGCCCCTGGCCCAGCAGGCCGTCGGTGAGGTTCAGCAGCCTCGACAGCGCCTGGCCCGCGGTGTGCTTGGCCTCGCCGCGGATCAGTTCGTCGCAGTCCTCCAGGAGCAGCAGCCGCCAGCGGCCCTTGCCCGACGAGTCGTCCTCGCCGATCGCGATGTCCATCAGATAGCCGACGTCGGAGAAGAGCCGCTCGGGGTCGAGCACGCAGTCCACCTGGCACCAGTCCCGCCAGGAGCGGGCCAGCGTGCGCAGCGCCGAGGTCTTGCCGGTGCCCGGCGGGCCGTGCAGGAGGAGCAGCCGGCCCGCGATGTCCTCCGGGGTCGTCTTCATCAGCTTGGTCATCGCGTCCGCGACCGGTGCCGTGTAGTTGGCCCGGACCTCGTCCCAGGTGCCCGCGGAGATCTGCCGGGTGGTGCGGTGCGGGCCGCGGCGCGGGGAGACGTACCAGAACCCCATCGTCACGTTCTCCGGCTGGGGTTCGGGCTCGTCGGCCGCGCCGTCCGTCGCCTCGCCCAGCACCTTCTCGGCCAGCTCGGCGCTGGTCGCCGTCACGGTGACGTCGGCGCCGCGGCTCCAGCGGGAGACCAGCAGGGTCCAGCCGTCGCCCTCCGCGAGCGTCGCGCTGCGGTCGTCGTCGCGGGCGATGCGCAACACCCGGGCGCCGTCCGGCAGCAGGGACGCGCCGGACCGGACGCGGTCGATGTTGGCCGCGTGCGAGTACGGCTGCTCGCCCGTCGCGAAGCGGCCGAGGAACAGCGCGTCGACGACGTCGGACGGTGAGTCGCTGTCGTCGACGTTGAGCCGGATCGGCAGAGCGTCGTGTGGGTTCGCAGACATGCCGCCATGATCCGGCACGAGCAGGCCGATCGCACCCGGTTTCCGTAGTGCGTCCGGAGTGTCGGATGGGACCTTTTGCGTCCGCTCCGTCCTGTTACAAGGCTGTGCATCGACAAGACCTGCCCCAGGCGTGCTTCCCGCGTCTACTGTTGCCCTCGATGGGACGTCATGGGTGGAATTCGGGGGCACTGCGGTGGCGGCTCACCGCACTGCTCGGTGTGGGCGCGGCGGCTCTGGCCCTGGTCGTGACCCTCCTCAACACGCTGCCCGGCGACGGGGCGCGCACCGACGGCACCACGAGCAACGGCAGCCGGGCGCACGGAACCCCGACCAGTACGCCCGACGCCGGGACCCCGGACGTCGGCTGGGGCTTCACCCACACCCAGTACAGCGCCGACGAGGGCAACTCCACCGCCGTCGAGCGGGTCGAGGGGCGGATCGCCGACGTCGGCGGGCTGCCGCAGAACCAGCACCTCATGGGCTGGGGCGCCGACAACCCCGAACCGGTCGAGGGGCGTTACGACTTCGAGGACATGGACCGGCGCGTCGACTTCGTCCGCGCCTCCGGCTCCACCCCGGTCGTCACCCTGTGCTGCGCCCCGGACTGGATGAAGGGCGGCGAGCCGGGCGTCGGCAACACCGACTGGAGCCAGTCCGCGCTGGAGACCGCCCCGGAGCCCGCCCACTTCAAGGACTTCGCCGCGCTCGCCGCGACCGTCGCCAAGCGCTATCCGGACGTCCGCCACTTCATCGTCTGGAACGAGTTCAAGGGCTTCTGGAACGACTCCGAGGCCCGCTGGGACTACGAGGGCTACACGAAGCTCTACAACCTCGTCTACCAGGCGCTGAAGAAGGTCAACCCGGACATCATGGTCGGCGGTCCGTATCTCGTGATGGACAGCGTCGATCCCCGCTCCGAGGACGCGTCCACGACCTTCAAGGGGCCCTGGGGCGCCATGGACCAGCGGATCCTCGACGCCTTCGACTACTGGAACAAGAACAAGGCCGGCGCCGACTTCGTGGTCGTGGACGGCTCCAGCTACACCAACGACGACGAGCTGCTGCCCAACGAGTTCGCCGCGACCGACAAGTTCACCGCCGTCAGCCGGTGGGTGCGCCAGCGGACCGGCGACCTGCCGCTGTGGTGGGCCGAGTACTACGTCGAGCCCGCCGACGCCGCCGACGAGCGCGAGGGCTGGTCCGAGGAACGCAGGGTCGCCGTCCAGGCCGCCGGCATGATCGCCCTCGCCAAGGGCGGCACCACGTCCGCGCTCTACTGGAACCCGGAGAACGCGAAGGGCACCGACTGCGCGGGCTGCCTGTGGACGCCGACCAGCGGGAAGGGCGGCGGGCAGAAGCTGCCCATGTTCGACCTGGTCAGCCGGTTCAGCAAGGCGTTCGGGCCCGGGACCGCCTACACCACGGTGCCCGTCGCCGCCGACGACGTGCCCAACGTGCGCGTCCTCGCCACCGACAGGACGGTCCTGGTGGTCAACACCCTGGACCGGCAGATCAGCGCGAAGGTCGACGGCAAGAGGTTCGACATGCAGGCGTACGAGGTCAAGTGGCTCACCCGGTGAGCCGGGTGAGCCACTTGACCTCGTAAAGCCCCGTAGGGCTACTTCATCGTCAGGAACCGCTGCACCAGCGAGGCGAACAGCACCGCCAGCAGCGGCAGCGAGAACCAGAAGCTGCTCTGTAGCCAGCGCAGTTGCCGCACCCCCGGCCGCACCGCGACCCGGACCACCTCACGCGCGGTCAGCAGCACGATCAGCGCCAGCGCCGCGAGGCCGCCCACCACCGACCACGGCGTCCAGGTCACCTGCGGCCCGATCGGGCCCGGGTCCGCCTTCGCGACCTTGCCCGCGGGCTCCTTGGCCAGCGCGTACATGGTGACGTCCGCGTTGACGAAGACCTTCTTCAGCTCCGCCCGCTTGTCCAGGTTCTCGATCAGCCGCGGCTGCCAGGACTTCGTGTAGCCGACGTCCATCTCCAGATAGGTGACCTGACTGCGGTTGATCATCAGATACGAGTTCGGGCCCGCGTCCTTCAACGCCTTGACCAGGCTGGACACCAGCACCGGGTCGGTCGGCGCCAGCGTCGGCACGTAGGAGACCTTCTCCATGTCCCGCGCGCCCCACGGCATCGCCGGAGTCACGTTGTCGACCGTGTCGTTGCTCAGCCACAGCAGCCTGACCGTCGGATCGTCGTGGGCGTACACGTACTCCATGGCGGCGACCTCGCCGGGCCGGATCCGCTCGAACGGCTCGTTGCCCCAACGGGCCACCAGGAAGCCGAACATGAGCAGCAGGCCCGCCAGCACCGCGGCCATCGGCGCCAGACTCACCCGGTCCTTGGCACGTTCCTTCGCGGTGAGCCCGGTCCGCGGGAACAGGGCGAGCCCCATGAGCAGGGCGGCCCCCGGCAGCGCGAACATGAAGACGCGCAGGGCCATCTCACCGCCGTACGACTGCATGCCGAAGCCGAGGAACGGCACGAAGGTGAGGACGAGCAGCGAGCGTTCCCGGTAGTGGTGGTCGCGGCGGCGCCACCAGCCCCAGCAGGCGAAGGCCATCACACCGCCGGCGAGCAGCACCCGTGTGTAGAGGACGAGCTTGTGCGTGGAACTGCCGCCCTCGATACGGCCCGACACCGACGAGGACACATTGCCGCCCACGCCGCCGACCCCGCCGAACAGGTCGTCGAAGTGGCCCGACCAGTACGGCTCGGCCATGAAGCCCACCCACGCCGCCACCAGCACGGCGAACAGGATGGGCAGGCCGCGCAGTTCGGACTTGCCGATCAGGACCAGGGCCGCCAGCACGCCCAGCATCACGAACGGGGTGAGCTGGTGGGCCGGGACGCTCGCCGCGAACAGTCCTATGAGCACCATGAGGAGGACGGCCCGTTGGCGGCGGTTCGTCGGCTCGACCTCCACCTCGCCGGGGCGCTTCTTCGTCCAGATCACGCGCGGGGCGCGGAAGTAGACGAGCAGGATCGCCGCGAAGACCAGGTAGAGGAGGTAGGTGAAGCCCTGCGGGGAGAAGTAGTCCTGGCCGACCCAGCCGGACAGCACGAACACCCACAGGCCGGTCCACTTGGCCTTCCAGCTCGCCCGCATCGAGCGCACCAGCAGGAACATCGGGGCCAGGTAGAGGAGTTGGACGGCCAGCGGCCACCACCGGATGAGCTCGGTGAAGTCCGTGACCCCGCAGGCCTGGGCGACGAACGCGGCCGCCGCGAAGAAGCCGGGCCAGCTCCAGCGCGCGTCCAGGTCGGGCACGGCCGACCCGGTCCGGTCGATGTAGTCGAGGAAGCCGAGGTGTTGCCAGGCGGTCGCGAACCGGGGTTCGGTCTCGATCACCGCGGGCAGCGCGTGCAGCGACACGACGGTCGCGAGCAGCGCGATCAGCAGCAGCGCCTTGTGCTCGCGGTCCAGCCACAGCAGCGAACCGAAGGACACCACGAGCAGGACGGCGCCGACCAGGGTGGGCAGCGGCAGCACCGAGATCAGCCCGAGCCCGCCCATCTGATCCAGGTCGGCCTCGCCGAGCCGCAGCGCGGGCACCCAGTACAGCAGGAGCGCGGCGGTCAGCAGACAGCCGAGGATCACCCCGACGCGGCTGGGGTGGAGCCGGTCACGCCAGGAGAGTGGCGGCTCCGGTTCCGGCTCGCCGGCGGCGGTGTCGGGCCGGACGAACTCCCCGGGCCGTGCGAACTCCCCGAGCCGTACGGTGCCTTCCTCCCGTGCCCTCGTCTCGTACGGCTCGAACGGCGCGTCCACCTCCGGCTCCGGCGTCTCCACCGGGCCGAGCGACGCCTCCGACCCCGGTTCCCGCGCCTCCACCGGCAGCCCCAGTTCGGGCAGTTGCTGCGCCCAGGTGGGCCGGTGCGGTTCCGGGTGGACGACGGGCATGCCGGTGGGCGGGGTGCCGGGACCCGGGCGGACGTCCGGGCGGCGTTCCAGATGGTCGAAGTCGACATGGATGCCGAGGGCGAGGGTGTCCTGGTCGAGCGCCCAGGCGGGCCCACGCCTGCGGGCACCCGGCGCGGTCGGGGCCTCGCGCGCCCCCAGGTCGGCGAGGTCGCCGTCGGGCGCCGCGTCCTCGGGGACGGCATCGCCCGGCGCGGCCCGCACCGTCTTGTACAGCTTCGGCGCGGCGATCGCCACGATCACCGCGAGCGAGGAGATCTCGGCGACGCCGGCACCGGTCAGCCCCATACGGGGGAGGAGAAGCAGGGTCAGGCCGAGCACCAGGGCGCACAACAGGCCCTGGAGCCAGGCGAGTCCGGCGGTGCGGCTCTGGGCGCGCAGCACCGCGAAGTACGTCTCCATGACGACCCGCAGCACCGCGCCGACCGCGAACCAGCGCAGCAGCGGGGTGGCCGCGTCGGCGTACCCCGAGCCGAAGACACCGAGGATCCAGGGCGCGCCGAAGAACAGCACCCCGGCCACCGGCAGCATGATCCGCGCCATCCGCCTGAGCGCCGCCCGGGTGTTGGACGCGAGCCGGGTCGGGTCGTGCGAGCCCTCGACGGTGAGCGAGGCGCCCATGTTGATGGCGAGCAGGTTGCAGGTGCCGCCGATGGTGGTGGTGATGTAGAAGTACGCGTTGTCCTCGGAGCTGACCTGCGAGGCCACGATCACCGGGACGAGATAGACGACGGCCAGCGAGAACAGGGAGCCGGTGTAGTCGCCCGCGAGGAATCTGCCGACCTCCTTGAGCGTCGGCGGCCGGGCCCGGTCCTCGGTGGCCTTCACATGCCGGGGCACCAGCCGCCGGAACACCAGCCAGCCCAGCGGCAGCACCGACACCGCGATCGCCGCGACCCAGGACAC
This DNA window, taken from Streptomyces sp. NBC_00663, encodes the following:
- a CDS encoding lipopolysaccharide biosynthesis protein; its protein translation is MSDTTTTTETTEPATEAPEQSGRRLRLPGMGRSSGGSQLFRNAYALMLNTGISAVLGLGFWLAAARYYSESAVGQGSAAIAAMKFLAGLTAVTLTGALARFIPVSGRATGRLIFRTYAGSSVIVALAAGVFLLTLDAWGPSYRFLHGTVNGVGFIAAVVAWNLLTLQDGVLTGLRSAIWVPFGNTVFSAVKLGLLVAFAVAIPTAGVFVSWVAAIAVSVLPLGWLVFRRLVPRHVKATEDRARPPTLKEVGRFLAGDYTGSLFSLAVVYLVPVIVASQVSSEDNAYFYITTTIGGTCNLLAINMGASLTVEGSHDPTRLASNTRAALRRMARIMLPVAGVLFFGAPWILGVFGSGYADAATPLLRWFAVGAVLRVVMETYFAVLRAQSRTAGLAWLQGLLCALVLGLTLLLLPRMGLTGAGVAEISSLAVIVAIAAPKLYKTVRAAPGDAVPEDAAPDGDLADLGAREAPTAPGARRRGPAWALDQDTLALGIHVDFDHLERRPDVRPGPGTPPTGMPVVHPEPHRPTWAQQLPELGLPVEAREPGSEASLGPVETPEPEVDAPFEPYETRAREEGTVRLGEFARPGEFVRPDTAAGEPEPEPPLSWRDRLHPSRVGVILGCLLTAALLLYWVPALRLGEADLDQMGGLGLISVLPLPTLVGAVLLVVSFGSLLWLDREHKALLLIALLATVVSLHALPAVIETEPRFATAWQHLGFLDYIDRTGSAVPDLDARWSWPGFFAAAAFVAQACGVTDFTELIRWWPLAVQLLYLAPMFLLVRSMRASWKAKWTGLWVFVLSGWVGQDYFSPQGFTYLLYLVFAAILLVYFRAPRVIWTKKRPGEVEVEPTNRRQRAVLLMVLIGLFAASVPAHQLTPFVMLGVLAALVLIGKSELRGLPILFAVLVAAWVGFMAEPYWSGHFDDLFGGVGGVGGNVSSSVSGRIEGGSSTHKLVLYTRVLLAGGVMAFACWGWWRRRDHHYRERSLLVLTFVPFLGFGMQSYGGEMALRVFMFALPGAALLMGLALFPRTGLTAKERAKDRVSLAPMAAVLAGLLLMFGFLVARWGNEPFERIRPGEVAAMEYVYAHDDPTVRLLWLSNDTVDNVTPAMPWGARDMEKVSYVPTLAPTDPVLVSSLVKALKDAGPNSYLMINRSQVTYLEMDVGYTKSWQPRLIENLDKRAELKKVFVNADVTMYALAKEPAGKVAKADPGPIGPQVTWTPWSVVGGLAALALIVLLTAREVVRVAVRPGVRQLRWLQSSFWFSLPLLAVLFASLVQRFLTMK